In the Acidobacteriota bacterium genome, GCGAGAAAGTGGACATTCGCTACCACACGGTCATCTACCACGTCACCGACGAGATCAAGCTGGCCATGGCCGGCCTGCTCGACCCGACGTTCAAGGAAGCGCGCATCGGCGCCGCGACCGTGCGCGAAACCTTCAAGGTGCCGAAGATCGGCACCATCGCCGGCTGCATGGTCAACGAGGGCGTGATCAAGCGCTCGGGCGACGCGCAGGCGCGCCTGCTCCGCGACAACGTCGAGCTGTGGACCGGCAAGATTGCCTCGCTCAAGCGCTTCAAGGACGATGTCGGCGAAGTGAAGACCGGCTTCGAGTGCGGGATCGGCCTGCAGGGCTACAACGACCTCAAGGTCGGCGACGTGATCGAAGTGTTCCACATGGAGCGCGTGGCGCAGGCGGTGTAGCTTGGCGCTGACCCACCGCGTCGAGCGCATTCAAGAGCAGGTCCGCGAGGAAGTGAGCCAGATGCTGGCCACTGAGGTGCGGGATCCCGGCGTCGGCCTGGTCACGGTCACCCGCGCCAAGGTGACCGGCGACCTGTCGCTGGCAAGGATCTACTGGACCATCATCGGCGACGCCGCCGAGCGCAAGAAAACTATCAAGGCGCTCGAGCGCGCCACCGGGTTCGTCCGCCACTTGCTGGCCGAACGGCTGTCGCTGCGGCGCGTCCCCGAAGTGAAGTTCATCTACGACGAATCGGTCGCGGCCCAGTCGCGCATCGAAGAGATCATCCAGGAAATTCACGCCGAAGACGCGGCGCGCGCCGTGGACGCGCCGGCCCCGGCGGACATTCCCGCCGACACGACCAAGCCCGCCGAAGCTCGCGATCAAGCCGCCGAGCGAAGGCTGGGAGACGAGCCCAAGTAAACCAGGTCATGGCGAAACGCGCGACCGTCCGGCGCAGCCGTGACTATATGGTCTGGGTCGACTGTGAGATGACGGGACTCGAGCCGTCACGCCACGTGATCGTCGAGATCGCCACCATCATTACCGACTTCGATCTCAACCTCGTCGCCCGTGGGCCCGAGCTGGCCATTAGCGCGAGCGCGGCGCAACTGCGAGCAATGGACCCGTGGCCGCGCAAGACGCACAAGGCCAGCGGCCTGCTCGATCGCATGGCGAGCGAGGGCGTGACACTGGCCGAGGCCGAACGGCAGACCCTGCGGTTCGTCCGCAAGCACTGCTATGCCGGGACGGCGCCGCTCTGCGGCAACTCCGTGTGGCAGGACAAGCGCTTTCTCACGAAGTACATGCCCGCCTTCCAGAACTTCCTGCACTACCGCATCGTCGACGTAAGTTCGGTCAAGCAGCTCGTCGCGCACTGGTGTCCGGACAAGGTCTACACGCCGGTCAAGACCGAGACGCATCGCGCGCTGGCCGACATCGAAGAGTCGATTGCGGAGCTCGCCTCCTACAAGCAGCTATTCTCGAGACGCCGGGGATGATGTTCGGCTGATGTCGGAACGACAATTACACCCGGCGTCTTTTCCAGACGGCGTGCTGGTCGTTGACAAGCCGCAGGGTCCCACCTCGCACGATGTGGTGACGCTGGCGCGCCGCGCCCTCGGCGTATCGCGCATCGGACATACCGGGACGCTCGACCCCATGGCCACTGGCGTGCTGCCGCTCGTGATCGGCCGCGCCACGCGGCTGGCGCAGTTCCTGACCGCCAGCGACAAGGACTACGAAGCGACGGTCGCGTTCGGACGCGCCACCAATACCTACGACGCCATGGGCACGGTGGTGACGACCGCGGCGGAACGGCCGAGCCGGTCGCAGGTCGAACGCGCGCTGGGCGCGTTCCGCGGCACGTTCGAGCAGACGCCGCCGGCGTTTTCGGCGAAGAACATCGCCGGGGAGCGGTCGTACGAAATCGCGCGCAAGGCCAAGGACGGCGTGGTCGTGCTGCCCAAGGCGGTGACCGTGACCGTTCGCGAACTCGACCTGGTGTCGTTCGCGGGAGAGACTGCCGTGCTGCACATGCGGGTCACGGCCGGCTTCTACGTCCGCTCGCTGGCCCATGACCTGGGAGCTGCGCTCGGCATGGGGGGCGTGCTGGTGGGCCTGCGGCGAACGCGGTCGGGCGAGTTCGGCCTCGATGCCGCCGTGCCGCTGGCCGAGGTCCTGAAGGCCGACCGTGAGGCCCTGGCAACCCGGCTCCTGCCCTTTAGCGCCCTGTTGCCGGAATTGCCCATGGTGACACTGCGGGGCCTGGAACACCTCGACCGGGTCAAGAACGGGGTGGAAATCGCTCCGGGCGACCTCGTGGCGCCGCTCAACACGGCTCCGGAGCTGGTTCGCGTCATGGGCGCCGATGGGACTCTGGTGGCGCTGGCGAAAGCCGGCAAAACCCCAGGGTTTCTGCACGCTTCGATTGTTCTGACGTAGGGCGGGTGGGGCTGGTGGGGCCGGTGGGGCCGGTGGGGCCGGTAAAACTCCCCTACCTGCCTGACCAGCCCTACGCCGCCCTACCAGCCCGACGCCGCCCTACCAGCCAAGGTCCTTTCGGGGTAACATATCGAGGTTACAGGCGATGCTGTTATCGCCACATACGGCGGCTTGGTAGACCCGTGATGGGCTACTCGGCTGTGCGTGGAGGTTACGACGTGGGAATGACGAAAGACAAGAAGTCCGCCATCATTGGCGACTTCAAGAAGCACGATACCGACACCGGCTCACCCGAAGTTCAGGTCGCAATCCTCAGCGATCGCATCACCTACCTGACGGAACATTTCAAGACACACGGGAAGGACCACCACTCCCGCCGCGGATTGCTCAAGCTCGTGGGCCAGCGCCGCCGGCTGCTCGATTACCTGAAGAGCAAGGATACGGCGCGCTACGCAGAGGTCATCAAGCGCCTCGGCATCCGCAAGTAACCGGGACTGGTTCCCATCATTTTAGGCGGTTCAGTTATGCACAAGCGTGATCTATCTCTCGGCTCGCAGACCCTTTCCATCGAGACCGGTCGCCTGGCCAAGCAGGCCGACGGCGCGGTGATCGTCCGGCTGGGCGACACCATGGTGCTGGTCTCGGCATGCCACTCGTCGAGCCCCCGCGAGGGCATCGACTTTCTGCCGCTCACGGTTGACTATCGTGAGAACACCTATGCCTCGGGCCGCATTCCCGGTGGCTTCTTCAAGCGCGAAGGCAAGGCCACCGAAAAGGAAACCCTGACCTGCCGCGTGATCGACCGCCCAATCCGGCCGCTGTTCCCGGCCGGCTGGGCGTACGAGACGCAGATCATCGCGTCGGTCATCTCGGCCGACACCGACAATGACGGCGACGTGCTCGCGCTGACCGGCGCGTCGGCCGCGCTGGCGCTGTCGGAGATGCCCTTCGAGAAGACGATCGCCGGCGTGCGCATCGGCCTGGTGAACGGTGAATACATCGTCAACCCGACCTGGTCGCAGCGCAAGGAAAGCCGCCTCGACATCGTCGTCGCGGGCAGCAAGGACGGCATCGTGATGGTCGAAGCCGGCGCCACCGAGGTGTCGGAAGACGAAGTGGTGCAGGCGCTCGAAACCGCGCAGGCCGCCATCAACCAGATCTGCGACATGATCGACGGGCTCGCCAAGGACGCCGGCCGCAAGAAGCTGCCGAAGCCCGAGGTGACGACCGACGAGAAGCTCGCCGCCTACGTCGAGTCCCAGGCCTACGCGCCGCTGGGCGAGGCGATGCGGATCAAGGGCAAGATCGAGAACTACGGCACGGTGGCCAAGGTCGGCAAGGACCTGATCGCCGGCCTGCCCGAGGAGTTTGCCGACCGCAAGCCGCTGGCCAAGGCGCTCTTCCACGACCTGCAGGAAAAGACGCTGCGCGACTCGATCATGAACAAGGGCATCCGCCTGGATGGCCGCAAGTTCGACGAGATCCGCCAGATCACCATCGAGAACACCGTGCTGCCGCGCGTGCACGGCTCGTGCGTGTTCACCCGCGGCGAGACGCAGGCCCTGGTCACCGTGACCCTCGGCACCGCCGACGACCAGCAGAAGGTCGAAATGGTCGACGGCGAGACCTGGAAGCGCTTCATGCTGCACTACAACTTCCCGCCCTTCTCGGTTGGTGAAGTGAAGCCGATGCGCGGCCCCGGCCGCCGGGAAATCGGCCACGGCGCACTCGCCGAGCGCGCGCTCGCGCCGATGATGCCGGCCGAAGCCGACTTCGCCTACACCGTGCGCGTGGTGTCGGACATCCTCGAATCGAACGGCAGCTCGTCGATGGCGTCGGTGTGCGGCGGCTCGATGGCGATGATGGATGCCGGCGTGCCGATCAAGGCGGCGGTGGCCGGCGTGGCCATGGGCCTGATCATGGACGAGGCCACCGGCAAGTATGCGGTGCTGACCGACATTGCCGGCGCCGAAGACCACTACGGCGACATGGACTTCAAGGTCGCCGGCACGGCCGCGGGCATCACCGCGCTGCAGATGGACATCAAGGTCTCGGGCATCTCCGCCGAAGTCATGCGCGCCGCGCTGACCCAGGCGAAGGCCGGCCGCATGCACATCCTCGGCAAGATGAACGAGGCGCTCTCGGCCACGCGCGAGAAGATGTCGGCCTACGCGCCGCGCATCATCACCATCAAGATCCCGGTCGACAAGATCCGCGACGTGATCGGCCCCGGCGGCAAGATGATCCGCAGCATCATCGAGAAGACCGGCGTCAAGATCGACGTCGAGGACAACGGCCAGGTCAACGTGGCGTCGGCGGACGAAGCCGCGGCCGCCAAGGCAATCGGCATGATCCAGGAGCTGACGCAGACCGCGGAGCTCGACAAGACCTACCTCGGCAAGGTGCAGCGCATCACCGACTTCGGGGCGTTCATCGAGATCATGCCGGGCACCGACGGCCTCCTGCACGTCTCGGAAATCGCGCACTACCGCGTCAAGGACGTGCGCGACGAGCTGAAGGAAGGCCAGCAGGTCCTCGTCAAGGTGATCAACATCGACCCGACCGGCAAGATCCGCCTGTCGCGCAAGGCGTTGATCACTCCGGAAGAAGGCGGCGCACCGCCGGCCGGCAACGGTGGCGGCGCCGAGGGCGGCGCACCGGCAGCACCCGAAGGCGACCGCCCGCCCCGCGACCGCGGTCCGCGCCGCGACCGCGGCCCGCGCAACTAGCTCTTACGGATCCCGACGGGAGGACACCTCTCGTCGGGATCGCACTTCTTGCTTGCCTCGCCGAAGCGCGCAAGCGCGAAGGCCGGACGGGAGGGCACCTCTCGTCGGGAACACTCCCGACAAGCAACTCCCTCCCGACAAGTAGCTCCCTCCCGACAAGTGATGCCCTCCCGGCAGTATCAATCCGCTACGGTTCGATCACGTGGAGCAGCTCCGCCGTGCCGCCGCGGACGGCTTTTACGGGAATGGTCCGATCGAAGGTCGCCAACCGTCCGCCCTGCTTCCTGGCCAGGCCGAGCAGGTAGACATCGGTGACCTGCCGATGGCCGCCGATGAACTGCGGCGCGAAGAGCGTGACGTCGGCCAGCGACACGGAATCGGGCCAGGAGCGGTGAGCCTTGTCACGGCAGAACCGCGCGAGGCCGGCAACC is a window encoding:
- the rbfA gene encoding 30S ribosome-binding factor RbfA, translated to MALTHRVERIQEQVREEVSQMLATEVRDPGVGLVTVTRAKVTGDLSLARIYWTIIGDAAERKKTIKALERATGFVRHLLAERLSLRRVPEVKFIYDESVAAQSRIEEIIQEIHAEDAARAVDAPAPADIPADTTKPAEARDQAAERRLGDEPK
- the orn gene encoding oligoribonuclease, which produces MAKRATVRRSRDYMVWVDCEMTGLEPSRHVIVEIATIITDFDLNLVARGPELAISASAAQLRAMDPWPRKTHKASGLLDRMASEGVTLAEAERQTLRFVRKHCYAGTAPLCGNSVWQDKRFLTKYMPAFQNFLHYRIVDVSSVKQLVAHWCPDKVYTPVKTETHRALADIEESIAELASYKQLFSRRRG
- the truB gene encoding tRNA pseudouridine(55) synthase TruB, translated to MSERQLHPASFPDGVLVVDKPQGPTSHDVVTLARRALGVSRIGHTGTLDPMATGVLPLVIGRATRLAQFLTASDKDYEATVAFGRATNTYDAMGTVVTTAAERPSRSQVERALGAFRGTFEQTPPAFSAKNIAGERSYEIARKAKDGVVVLPKAVTVTVRELDLVSFAGETAVLHMRVTAGFYVRSLAHDLGAALGMGGVLVGLRRTRSGEFGLDAAVPLAEVLKADREALATRLLPFSALLPELPMVTLRGLEHLDRVKNGVEIAPGDLVAPLNTAPELVRVMGADGTLVALAKAGKTPGFLHASIVLT
- the rpsO gene encoding 30S ribosomal protein S15, translated to MTKDKKSAIIGDFKKHDTDTGSPEVQVAILSDRITYLTEHFKTHGKDHHSRRGLLKLVGQRRRLLDYLKSKDTARYAEVIKRLGIRK
- the pnp gene encoding polyribonucleotide nucleotidyltransferase, whose product is MHKRDLSLGSQTLSIETGRLAKQADGAVIVRLGDTMVLVSACHSSSPREGIDFLPLTVDYRENTYASGRIPGGFFKREGKATEKETLTCRVIDRPIRPLFPAGWAYETQIIASVISADTDNDGDVLALTGASAALALSEMPFEKTIAGVRIGLVNGEYIVNPTWSQRKESRLDIVVAGSKDGIVMVEAGATEVSEDEVVQALETAQAAINQICDMIDGLAKDAGRKKLPKPEVTTDEKLAAYVESQAYAPLGEAMRIKGKIENYGTVAKVGKDLIAGLPEEFADRKPLAKALFHDLQEKTLRDSIMNKGIRLDGRKFDEIRQITIENTVLPRVHGSCVFTRGETQALVTVTLGTADDQQKVEMVDGETWKRFMLHYNFPPFSVGEVKPMRGPGRREIGHGALAERALAPMMPAEADFAYTVRVVSDILESNGSSSMASVCGGSMAMMDAGVPIKAAVAGVAMGLIMDEATGKYAVLTDIAGAEDHYGDMDFKVAGTAAGITALQMDIKVSGISAEVMRAALTQAKAGRMHILGKMNEALSATREKMSAYAPRIITIKIPVDKIRDVIGPGGKMIRSIIEKTGVKIDVEDNGQVNVASADEAAAAKAIGMIQELTQTAELDKTYLGKVQRITDFGAFIEIMPGTDGLLHVSEIAHYRVKDVRDELKEGQQVLVKVINIDPTGKIRLSRKALITPEEGGAPPAGNGGGAEGGAPAAPEGDRPPRDRGPRRDRGPRN
- a CDS encoding VapC toxin family PIN domain ribonuclease codes for the protein MATARVSLLDVNVLVALFFPDHIHHDAAHNWFADHRHEGWATCPLTENGFIRVACQQPSDEVLVRPADVVAGLARFCRDKAHRSWPDSVSLADVTLFAPQFIGGHRQVTDVYLLGLARKQGGRLATFDRTIPVKAVRGGTAELLHVIEP